The genomic interval TGGGCGAGCTCGACTTTGGCGATGCTGCCACCCAAAACATTCGCGGCGCGGTGCAGCACCTCAAGGCCACCAGCCCCAAGGTGGCGGTGATGGGCTACTGCATGGGCGGGGCGCTGACGGTACTGGCCGCCGTGTACGCTCCCGAGACTGACGTGGCCATCAGCTGGTACGGGGTGCCTCCGGCAGAAGCTGCCGATGTCAGCACGATCGCAATTCCGTTCCAAGGGCACTTTGCCCAGCAAGACGAGTTCTTTTCGCCAGACGCGGTGAAGGCGTTTGAAGCGCGGCTCCAGGAGGGCGGCGTGAACTACGAATCCTACTGGTACGACGCTCACCACGCCTTTGGTAACGAAAACAACGACATCCACGACCCCGAAGCTACCCAGCTAGCTTGGGAGCGATCGCTCACCTTCCTCGCCACTCACTTGGCCTAGACCCTAGCCATAATGGCTAGCGCAAACCGGCAAGGTTTAGAGCTTGCCGTAGGGCTGAGTGGTGCGAATTGACAGCTCACCATTGTCTGCCGCTGAAAGAAACTCCATAACCACCGCTACGGGGTCGCCTTCCAAGTGGGGGGTGTAGCTGCGGCGCACTAGCTCTGGAGGGTAGGGGTTGACCCGAGGCACGTGGAACCAGTCGGGTGCCTTGACCACAATCTCACCGTCCATTCTGACTACCAGACCAAAGTTGGAGCCAATCAACATCTCAGGCCGAATTCGCTGAGCCGCGCCTAGGGCATCGGTAAGGGCGGCGGCTAGGAGCGGCTGTTGAATGTTTTCCACTGGGTCATCGGGCAGCTGAAAGTCATCGGGCAGCTGCTCCCAGGTAATGGTAGGGCCAGTGCGGGGCTGAGCTTGAACCATAGTCGCTCCTCAAGCAAAACCGTTTGCGGCTGTTGTCTGTCTCTATCCTAATCCGTCACTTCTCTGCCGCTGGATGCAGGCTGATGCAGGCATACGAAATCAATTGGTAAACCCCGATTCCTGATCAGGAACTCCGTAGGTTTGCATGCTATGCCCCTACAAACCGAGGGTATTTATTCGGGATTTCGCATCAGACCGGCTATTCCATAAGCTATTCCATAATCAGGATTACGCCCTGCACCTGCTTTTTGGCGTTTACCAAGGGGGTGCAGGTGATGTGGCAGCTCAGGCTGCGGCCCTTGCGGTTGACGGCCTCGATGGTCAGCTCGACGGAGCCGACGCCGGCTGAGGCTAGGCAGTCGCGAATGGGCTGGCGCAGCTGCTCTACCGGCAGACCCATATCTAGGTTGAGGAAATATTGGCCGACAACTTCTTCGGGGCGCAGGCCCCAGAGGTCTTCGGCTTTGTTGTTCCAAATTTGCACTTGCAGGTCGCGGTTGACTACTGCCACGCCGCCTTTGAGACTGGCGAACACGCATTCTAGAAACGTGTTGCTTTGATTGAGGTCGCCGCTGCTGCGCTGGAGTTCTTCGTTGAGGGTTTGGAGTTCTTCGTTGGCCGATTGCAGTTCTTCGTTCATGGTTTCCAACTCTTCGTTGGTGGACTGCAATTCTTCGTTGGTGGTTTCTAGTTCTTCATTGGTGGACTGCAATTCTTCGTTGGTGGTTTCTAGTTCTTCGTTGGTGGATTGCAATTCTTCGTAGGCCATCTCTAGCTCTTGGTTGGCGTGCTCTAGCTCGGCCTGCAACCGTTTGAACTGGGTGATATCGACAAAGCTAATGCTGGCTCCGAGAATGGCGCTGTCGCTGCCAAACAGCGGGGTGATCTGCACCTCGAAGAAAACGGAATCACCCCGAGGATTTTGCCAGGCGACATCGGGCAGGTTGATGGTGCGGCGGCGTTCGTAGATTTCTTCCAGGCAAGAGCGCAGCTCTACGGGGCGGTAGGAAAGTTCTAAATCTTGCAGGGGGCGACCGATATCCTGCTGGGAGAGACCAAAGAGCACCTTGACGCGCTGGTTGGCCAAAACCAACACGCCGTTGTGCTTGAGCACAATGCGGGCCACCGGGCTGACATCAAAGGCAGTCTCTAGCAGGCGGAGCTGGTCGGTCAGGTCATCGGCAGTGGCTTCGTGACCGGTTTGAGCCATAATCAGCAGGCGATCGCGCCCGCTCAACTGAGGCACCTTGGTAAAGATGCGCCCCTTTAGCTGCACCGGGCTAAAGAGTTTGCTGTGGGTGAGCAGCATTTCGGCTTTGCCCAAGAACAGATAGCCGTTGTCATTGAGGGCAAAGTGAAACCGGGTCAAGATTCGGCTCTGGGTTTCAGCGTTGAAATACATCAACGTGTTGCGGCACAGCAGCAGGTCAATCTTGGAGATCGGGGCATCTTGAACCAGGTCGTGGCGACCAAAAATGACCGATCGCCGCAGCTCTTTGCTAAAGGTGTAAATTTCGTCTTTGTGGTCAAAAAATGTGCTGAGCTGGGTTTCTGATAGACCGTCTATTTTGTGGCTAGAGTAGATGGCCTGGCGCGCCGTTGCCAGAGCGTCTTCGTCGAGATCGGTGGCATAGATTTTGACTCTGGCCTGAAACTGCTCAAGGCCCAGCAGCTCTGCCAGCAGCATGGCAATGGAGTAGGTTTCTTCGCCGGAGGCGCAGCCAGCGCTCCAAATTCGGATGGGTTCGGTGCTTGCTTTGGAGCGAAAAATTGTCGGTAAGACGTCGGTGCGCAGGGCATCCCAGCTGGTGGAATCGCGAAAAAATGCGGTGACGTTGATCAGCAGTGTGTTGAACAACTGCTGAAATTCATCGGGATGCACCTCTAAATAGTCGATGTATTCGCTAAAACTGGTGACACCGACCGTCTGCATGCGGCGGGTGACCCGCCGCATGAGGCTGGGCTGTTTGTAGCCGGTAAAGTCAAACCCCCGGTTGCTGCGAACGTAGTCTAATAGAGTTCTAAAGGCAGCATCGTCAGAACTTTCTAGATTTGAGGCCACAGACTATATCCTTGCTTGCTGCACCAGGTTGATCAGGGTTTGGGGAATTGTCTCTAGGGGCAAAACCCAGTCTACCTGGCCGGTATCAATGGCCATCTGGGGCATGCTGGCCACATTGGCGGTGGCCGGATCTTGGACAATCACCCGACCGCCGTGCTGCTTGATGGCCTTGATGCCGGCAGCGCCATCCCGACCATAGCCGGTTAGAACGACGGCGATCGCCCGCTCCCCAAAGCGCTCTGCCACCGATACTAGGGTACAGTCGGCGGCGGGCCGAGAGTAGTTTACTTTGGCGGTGTGGGTCAGGCGCAGGGTGCGACCGGCCCCAATCAGCAGGTGGTGGTCTGGGGGGGCTGTATAAATCGTCCCAGCCTGCAACAACTCTCCGGTTTTGGCGTCTTTGACGGGCAGCGCCGTCATAGGCTTTAAGACTTGGGGCAGCAGGCTAGCCATGTTGGGGTCAAGGTGAATCACCAGGACAATGGCGGCGGCAAAATCGGCGGGCAGCTGGGGCAGCAGTTGCGCCAACGCTTTGATGCCCCCAGCGGAGGCCGCGATCGCCACGATGTCAAACCGCGCCGCTGAAGATAGCACTGAGGACGGCGAAGCGTTCATAGGGTTTTAGGCCAATAGCCCGGTGTCTGGTCTAGCATGACGGCGAAATGACGACCTAGGCCTAACCAGGGCAAACAATAGACTGTGGTGAGGCACGGCTCAACTTCGAAAGGGTTGGAGCGCGATCGCCAGCTCCGCCAAACAGCTAGAAAAGGGGTACAGACGCCCATCTCTGAATCAGTTTAGACTCGTTCTGCCGCCAGAGGCAGCGCTCTAATTTTAGTTAATTAAATGAAATAAACAGTCACGTTGATTTCGTCTCTCTTCTACCCAGAGATTGATGATTTCAGCGGCTGATTTAGAAAAAGTTCTGCTTCCCAAACGAAAGTAAAGATTCCCTTAATCTCTCTTAAAAGAAAGACTTTTACCCATCTTTTTGACAGGAGCAGGAAAAATCAGCTGGCAGCTAAAGCTACAGCAAATCGCTTTTCAAACGCCCGCATAGATCTTTAAAGACGTGCTTACCCCGTCTACAGACGCTCAGGAACGGTGTCTCCTTGAAGATGAATTTCTTTCTGATTGAGAATTAGCTGCCTGACGAGGCGAGCGTTTTCTTCGGCCTCCCGAGCCCGCTTCGAAAACTGTTCGGCTGATTGGGTTCGATTTTGCTGATAGGCGTAGGCCATCAGTCGGCGAGACAGGGCGGCTCGCTCTTCGATCGCCCGCACCGCCGTCCACAGGGCGCGCTCTAGGTTTTCACCGTGGAGCGACATCAAACTGTCGAGGGAGTAGGCGTGGCCGATATGGCAGCGAAATCGCAGCAGATTGTAGGCGTCTCGCACTTCCCACAGCACGCCACCACAGTCGGGGCAGGTGAATGGGGAGGCGGCGTTGGGTCGCTGGCCTTCTTCAGCGGCGGCTTTCTCTTCGGCAACAATTTTCTCTTCGGGTACGAGTGGATTACTGGTCATAGGAGATTCCTGAGTAATAGGAGATTCCTGAGTAATAGGAGATTCCTGAGTAATAGGAGATTCCTGAGTAATAGGAGATTCCTGAGTAATAGGAGATTCCTGAGTAATAGGAGATTCCTGAGTAATAGGAGATTCCTGAGTAATAGGAGATTCCTGAGTAATAGGAGATTCCTGAGTAATAGGAGATTCCTGCGTGGCGTCTGCCACTAAATCCACAATGTGACTAGCTAGAGCGGTAATTGGCAGCACTTGATCGACGGCGACATGGGCGATCGCATTTTCAGGCATGCTTCTAAACATGGCCTCATTAGGGTCTTGCACCAGGGCGACTCCGCCCTCGGCCTTAATCACCTGTAGACCATTGGTGCCGTCGTCTAACATGCCCGTGAGCACCACCCCCACAGCGTAGGGACCGTGGGCCTGGGCCGCCGAACGAAACAGCACGTCGATGGCGGGGCGATGGCCGTTTTCTCTGGGGCCTCGGCTCAGCTCTATGGTGCCGCGATGAACCAGCAGGTGATAGTCGGGCGGGGCCACATAGATGCGCCCTGGCTGAATGGTTTCGCCACTGTAGGGGTGGGCGGCGGGCAGGGTTCTGGCACGGCTGAGAATATCGGGCAAAAAGCTGACGCTACCGGCTGGGAAATGGACTGCCACAAAAACCGCGGCGTTGAGCTGAGGGGGTAGTTGTTCAACGAGCTGAGTCAACGCTTCAACTCCACCGGCTGAAGCACCAATGACAACGACACGACAATTGGTCATAATCTGCTCCTGCCAGCGGCGTCCACAAAACAACTAGTTCAACAGTTTCTCCAAATTCAAAGCTTAACTAAAGCGTCAAAGATCAACATCCCCCCAGGCTTATATATGGTTAGACCGCTAGCCTTTGAGGGCTAGGGCGGTGGCCGCCGTTTTGCTTAGGGTGGAGAGGGTTGGCGCGATCGCCCAAAATCACCCTCCAGAGAGATAAAAATTGTCAACCCATGCCCGCAGCATTAGCATTAACAGGAGCGAGCAACCTTGACCTGACGCGCTAAAACGCCGAAATTTGGAGAATTTATGAAAGTTTTGGTCGTCTACTATTCCATGTATGGCCACACCCTGAAGCTGGCCCAGGCGGTGGCCGAGGGCGCGGGGCAAGTGGCTGGGGTAGAGGTGGTGTTGCGCCGGGTGCAGGAGTTCGACGCCGTCAACCAAATCATTGACCAAAACGAGGCTGCCCGCGCGGTGCGGGAGCAGCAGCAGGAGATTCCGGTCTGCACCGTAGACGACCTCAAACAGGCTGACGGCGTGGTGTTTGGCTCGCCCACCCGCTACGGCAACATGACCGCCCAAATGAAGCAGCTGTTTGACTCAACCGCCAGCCTTTGGCTCAACGGCGACATGGAAGGCAAACCAGCGGGGGTCTTTACCGCCACCGCCTCTACCCACGGCGGCCAAGAGACCACCCTGCTCACCATGATGGTGCCCCTGCTGCACCTCGGCATGCTCGTCGTGGGGGTGCCCTACTCAACTGCCGGCATGATTCACACCGAGGCCCGAGGCGGCACCCCCTAT from Nodosilinea sp. FACHB-141 carries:
- a CDS encoding dienelactone hydrolase family protein, whose protein sequence is MGDMISFKRPDGQSCQGYYVEPASGSTAPGIVVIQEWWGLNNQIKGVADQLVQQGYRVLVPDLYKGEVTVETAEAEHLMGELDFGDAATQNIRGAVQHLKATSPKVAVMGYCMGGALTVLAAVYAPETDVAISWYGVPPAEAADVSTIAIPFQGHFAQQDEFFSPDAVKAFEARLQEGGVNYESYWYDAHHAFGNENNDIHDPEATQLAWERSLTFLATHLA
- a CDS encoding CheR family methyltransferase: MASNLESSDDAAFRTLLDYVRSNRGFDFTGYKQPSLMRRVTRRMQTVGVTSFSEYIDYLEVHPDEFQQLFNTLLINVTAFFRDSTSWDALRTDVLPTIFRSKASTEPIRIWSAGCASGEETYSIAMLLAELLGLEQFQARVKIYATDLDEDALATARQAIYSSHKIDGLSETQLSTFFDHKDEIYTFSKELRRSVIFGRHDLVQDAPISKIDLLLCRNTLMYFNAETQSRILTRFHFALNDNGYLFLGKAEMLLTHSKLFSPVQLKGRIFTKVPQLSGRDRLLIMAQTGHEATADDLTDQLRLLETAFDVSPVARIVLKHNGVLVLANQRVKVLFGLSQQDIGRPLQDLELSYRPVELRSCLEEIYERRRTINLPDVAWQNPRGDSVFFEVQITPLFGSDSAILGASISFVDITQFKRLQAELEHANQELEMAYEELQSTNEELETTNEELQSTNEELETTNEELQSTNEELETMNEELQSANEELQTLNEELQRSSGDLNQSNTFLECVFASLKGGVAVVNRDLQVQIWNNKAEDLWGLRPEEVVGQYFLNLDMGLPVEQLRQPIRDCLASAGVGSVELTIEAVNRKGRSLSCHITCTPLVNAKKQVQGVILIME
- a CDS encoding chemotaxis protein CheB, with translation MNASPSSVLSSAARFDIVAIAASAGGIKALAQLLPQLPADFAAAIVLVIHLDPNMASLLPQVLKPMTALPVKDAKTGELLQAGTIYTAPPDHHLLIGAGRTLRLTHTAKVNYSRPAADCTLVSVAERFGERAIAVVLTGYGRDGAAGIKAIKQHGGRVIVQDPATANVASMPQMAIDTGQVDWVLPLETIPQTLINLVQQARI
- a CDS encoding chemotaxis protein CheB codes for the protein MTNCRVVVIGASAGGVEALTQLVEQLPPQLNAAVFVAVHFPAGSVSFLPDILSRARTLPAAHPYSGETIQPGRIYVAPPDYHLLVHRGTIELSRGPRENGHRPAIDVLFRSAAQAHGPYAVGVVLTGMLDDGTNGLQVIKAEGGVALVQDPNEAMFRSMPENAIAHVAVDQVLPITALASHIVDLVADATQESPITQESPITQESPITQESPITQESPITQESPITQESPITQESPITQESPITQESPITQESPMTSNPLVPEEKIVAEEKAAAEEGQRPNAASPFTCPDCGGVLWEVRDAYNLLRFRCHIGHAYSLDSLMSLHGENLERALWTAVRAIEERAALSRRLMAYAYQQNRTQSAEQFSKRAREAEENARLVRQLILNQKEIHLQGDTVPERL
- the wrbA gene encoding NAD(P)H:quinone oxidoreductase, which gives rise to MKVLVVYYSMYGHTLKLAQAVAEGAGQVAGVEVVLRRVQEFDAVNQIIDQNEAARAVREQQQEIPVCTVDDLKQADGVVFGSPTRYGNMTAQMKQLFDSTASLWLNGDMEGKPAGVFTATASTHGGQETTLLTMMVPLLHLGMLVVGVPYSTAGMIHTEARGGTPYGASTITGGQGELQPQPEDLAIARTLGQRVAEVTTKVRG